In Salisediminibacterium beveridgei, one DNA window encodes the following:
- a CDS encoding ABC transporter permease produces MDGQKKNSPTRIFLRKFLKQRLAVFAFCIVVFIMLIGVFGSHLSPYDPHRPVTAQYPEMGIDIQNITSQRLSITGTFSDGETQSENELTELTADTEERRVAAVRRTQSGIQVTANTNGDTRVFAESGPVRSAAKVLVEGESDVDESPALSSIVLETDDTRVSPGESAQIRVSATFTDGSEITDMEELRTFVNEAFDADEEEDDSGFQTGSLDQDDEQPFRFVSLTEDVLSVDESGLVTFEEAGEGIVQLVAGDVSAAVQFQVGDADPEPMLTQLTMENSEVYLVDAYKHQEPSTLHYFGTDHQNRDIFSRVIYGTQETLLIGFVSVAIGTVVGTVLGLVAGFYGGWIDSLITRMTDILLAFPGILLAIAVIAFLGAGITNIIIAVAVFTIPVFVRIVRGSTLSLKEMTYVEAARSIGVPNRVIIFRHIFPGTLSVVMVYLTMRIGVAILIGAALSFLGLGGDITAPEWGSMLSAAKDNSSTIFHATFFPGLAIVITVLSFNIFGDGLRDALDPKLKE; encoded by the coding sequence ATGGACGGTCAGAAAAAGAACTCACCCACACGCATCTTTTTACGGAAATTCTTAAAACAGCGGCTTGCAGTATTTGCCTTTTGCATTGTCGTATTCATCATGCTTATCGGGGTCTTCGGTTCACACCTTTCACCGTATGATCCGCACCGGCCTGTCACCGCACAGTACCCCGAAATGGGGATCGATATCCAGAATATCACCAGCCAAAGGCTCTCGATCACCGGTACATTCAGTGACGGAGAGACCCAATCGGAAAATGAACTGACTGAACTCACTGCAGATACGGAAGAACGCCGGGTCGCTGCCGTGAGGCGCACCCAATCAGGCATCCAGGTCACTGCGAACACGAACGGTGACACCCGTGTCTTTGCAGAAAGCGGCCCTGTCCGCTCCGCCGCCAAAGTACTTGTCGAAGGCGAGTCTGACGTGGACGAGTCACCAGCATTGTCATCGATTGTACTCGAGACAGACGACACCCGGGTCTCTCCAGGTGAGTCAGCTCAGATCCGTGTTTCAGCAACGTTCACAGACGGCTCAGAGATCACTGATATGGAAGAACTCCGCACTTTTGTGAACGAAGCGTTTGACGCCGACGAAGAGGAAGACGACAGCGGTTTTCAGACGGGCAGTCTCGATCAGGATGACGAGCAGCCGTTTCGCTTTGTCAGCCTCACCGAAGACGTTCTGTCCGTCGATGAGTCTGGCCTGGTGACATTCGAAGAAGCCGGCGAAGGCATCGTGCAGCTCGTGGCCGGAGATGTATCTGCGGCGGTGCAGTTTCAAGTCGGCGACGCCGATCCTGAACCGATGCTGACGCAACTGACCATGGAGAACAGCGAAGTCTATCTGGTGGATGCATATAAGCATCAGGAGCCTTCCACACTTCATTATTTCGGGACCGATCACCAGAACCGTGACATTTTCAGCCGGGTCATTTATGGTACGCAGGAGACACTTCTGATCGGTTTCGTCTCCGTGGCGATCGGCACCGTTGTCGGCACTGTTCTCGGCCTCGTTGCCGGTTTTTACGGCGGCTGGATTGACAGCCTGATTACCCGGATGACAGATATCCTCCTTGCCTTTCCCGGGATTCTCCTGGCCATTGCCGTGATCGCGTTCTTAGGCGCCGGGATTACCAATATCATCATCGCCGTTGCCGTCTTCACGATCCCTGTCTTTGTCCGGATTGTCAGGGGTTCCACGCTATCACTCAAAGAGATGACCTACGTGGAGGCGGCCAGGTCCATCGGTGTGCCGAACCGTGTGATTATATTCAGGCACATCTTCCCGGGTACCCTTTCCGTCGTGATGGTGTACTTGACAATGCGGATCGGGGTGGCTATTTTGATCGGTGCTGCACTCAGCTTCCTCGGCCTCGGCGGTGACATCACCGCACCGGAATGGGGATCGATGCTGAGCGCTGCCAAAGACAACTCCAGTACGATTTTTCACGCGACATTCTTCCCGGGTCTCGCCATTGTGATTACCGTACTGAGCTTTAATATATTCGGCGACGGCCTTCGGGATGCCCTCGATCCGAAGCTGAAGGAGTGA
- the nikB gene encoding nickel ABC transporter permease — protein sequence MLQFVLRRVLGMIPILLIVTIIAFLFVHLTPGDPIRIMYGAEIDQSTYESMREREGFNDPMVVQYGRYMVDIVVHQDFGQSYRTRSDVSDEVIRRFGYTFGLTMLSMFWAILIGVTVGIISATKRNSLLDRVGMISTITALSIPEFWFGLMMMQVFAVQLGWFPTSGSGSWQHIILPSLTLGFGVAATIVRFTRSSVLEVLREDFVRTARAKGQKERVVIWSHVLRNALIPVVTMAGLQFGFLIGGAVVVEQVFAWPGLGSYLIDGILTRDYPVVQALILLFSFQFLVINLLVDISYGFLDPQIRHD from the coding sequence ATGCTGCAATTTGTTTTACGCCGTGTACTTGGAATGATTCCCATCCTCTTAATTGTCACGATCATTGCATTCCTGTTTGTGCATCTCACACCTGGCGATCCGATCCGGATTATGTACGGAGCCGAAATCGATCAGTCGACCTATGAATCGATGCGTGAACGGGAGGGCTTCAATGATCCGATGGTCGTTCAGTACGGCCGCTATATGGTGGACATCGTCGTTCATCAGGACTTCGGTCAATCCTACCGGACACGTTCTGACGTATCCGACGAAGTCATTCGCCGTTTCGGGTATACTTTCGGACTGACCATGCTCAGCATGTTCTGGGCCATCCTGATCGGCGTGACCGTCGGCATTATCTCTGCAACGAAACGGAATTCTCTTCTGGACCGGGTCGGGATGATTTCAACCATCACCGCCCTCAGTATTCCCGAATTCTGGTTCGGCTTGATGATGATGCAGGTTTTCGCCGTTCAACTGGGCTGGTTCCCAACGAGCGGAAGCGGCTCCTGGCAGCACATTATTCTGCCTTCGTTAACGCTCGGATTCGGGGTCGCAGCCACGATCGTGCGGTTTACCCGCTCGAGTGTCCTGGAAGTGCTCCGGGAAGATTTTGTCCGCACCGCCAGAGCCAAAGGACAGAAGGAACGCGTCGTCATCTGGAGTCATGTCCTGAGAAACGCCTTGATTCCGGTTGTCACCATGGCCGGACTGCAATTCGGCTTTCTCATCGGCGGAGCGGTCGTGGTTGAACAGGTCTTTGCCTGGCCGGGACTCGGCTCCTATTTGATCGACGGCATACTCACCCGGGACTATCCGGTTGTTCAGGCCTTGATCTTACTGTTTTCTTTTCAGTTCCTCGTGATCAATCTGCTCGTCGACATCAGCTACGGATTTCTTGATCCGCAGATCCGTCATGACTGA
- a CDS encoding glutathione ABC transporter substrate-binding protein: protein MKASKWLTALGVSGMLVSLSACGGNNDGNGNDPVNEENNTPAEDNVNSDSDNDDDDAEADAGDESHELTVGIEAEPTSMDPQNTTDGNSATVQSTMFEGLLRFNENMEIENVLAEDYDYSDDATEITFYLREGVTFHDGTDFNADTVKENLDFVREEDNGLARSSFFSFIDDVFVEDDYTVTIVSDEPNSAMASYMAHSSASMKSLDEIEKKIDDPDYNLDRQGAVGTGPFSFVEWRDGEHVIVEKFDDYWNEEELARVDQISFNPVQEAATRVNMLRTGEVDLIFPIPTLNAQEIEEEEGIDLYTGPTTDLFYIGMNFEEEKYQDLNVRQAMNHAVDKDGLIAQVLDGYGIVADSAIAPNVYGYAQQPIYEFDRDLANELLEESDQDGGFDATLWTRNSTEFISVAEYVAIQLEEIGINVDVEPYESGTLFDMLDEGEGTDLWIGRWSPGTGEADYGLRPNFASDRVPPNFNNSGFYINEELDTMFDDAISTPDEDEALSIYADIQEKIYQDAPWVFLHVPDAIIAKSEDLNGIYILPSGAVQMNLAEFR from the coding sequence ATGAAAGCTTCAAAATGGCTCACGGCACTCGGTGTCAGCGGTATGCTGGTCTCCCTCAGTGCCTGTGGTGGTAACAATGACGGGAACGGAAACGATCCGGTCAATGAGGAGAACAACACACCTGCTGAGGACAACGTCAACAGTGATTCTGACAACGACGATGACGATGCAGAAGCAGATGCGGGCGATGAATCCCATGAATTGACGGTCGGCATCGAAGCGGAACCGACATCGATGGATCCACAGAACACAACGGACGGAAACTCCGCCACGGTTCAAAGCACCATGTTTGAAGGACTATTACGTTTCAATGAAAACATGGAAATTGAAAATGTCCTTGCCGAAGACTATGACTACAGTGACGATGCAACGGAAATTACGTTCTATCTTCGAGAAGGCGTCACGTTCCACGACGGCACAGATTTTAATGCAGACACAGTCAAAGAGAATCTGGATTTTGTCCGTGAAGAAGACAACGGTCTTGCGAGAAGCTCCTTTTTCTCCTTCATAGATGACGTGTTTGTCGAGGACGACTACACGGTGACGATCGTCTCCGATGAACCAAACTCGGCGATGGCTTCTTACATGGCCCATTCGTCCGCGTCCATGAAATCGTTGGATGAAATCGAGAAAAAGATCGATGACCCGGATTATAACCTGGACCGCCAAGGTGCTGTCGGCACTGGGCCATTCTCTTTTGTGGAGTGGCGCGACGGGGAACATGTCATCGTTGAAAAATTCGATGACTATTGGAACGAAGAAGAGTTGGCACGGGTGGATCAAATTTCCTTTAATCCAGTCCAGGAAGCTGCGACCCGGGTGAACATGCTTCGTACCGGCGAAGTGGATCTGATCTTTCCGATCCCGACATTGAACGCTCAGGAAATCGAAGAAGAGGAAGGCATCGATCTTTACACCGGACCGACAACGGACCTCTTTTACATTGGCATGAACTTTGAAGAAGAAAAATACCAGGACCTCAATGTGCGTCAGGCGATGAACCATGCCGTGGATAAAGATGGCCTCATTGCCCAGGTGCTGGACGGTTACGGCATCGTTGCCGACTCTGCGATTGCACCGAATGTTTACGGTTATGCCCAACAGCCAATTTATGAATTTGACCGTGATCTGGCCAACGAACTCCTTGAAGAATCTGATCAGGACGGCGGTTTTGACGCAACCCTTTGGACCCGTAACAGCACGGAGTTCATCTCCGTTGCCGAGTATGTGGCCATTCAATTAGAAGAAATCGGCATCAACGTCGACGTGGAACCGTATGAATCCGGTACCCTCTTCGATATGCTCGACGAAGGTGAAGGAACGGATCTCTGGATCGGCCGCTGGTCACCAGGAACCGGTGAAGCGGATTACGGCTTACGACCGAACTTTGCTTCTGATCGTGTTCCGCCAAACTTTAATAACTCCGGCTTCTATATCAATGAAGAACTCGACACCATGTTTGACGACGCCATCAGTACACCGGATGAAGACGAGGCCCTCTCGATTTATGCAGACATCCAGGAGAAAATTTACCAGGATGCACCGTGGGTCTTCCTGCATGTCCCTGATGCGATCATCGCCAAATCGGAAGATCTCAACGGCATCTATATCCTGCCTTCCGGTGCGGTGCAAATGAACCTCGCCGAATTCCGGTAA
- a CDS encoding TIGR03943 family putative permease subunit, with protein MANHPYDHSYHAFIQGIILLGFALLMLSLILTGNIVYYIAPTMMPFIYFALAVFTLLGVVQVLRGTRNPAGEGHEHDHNCSCDHDHEIKGPPVVKALIYSIFILPILFGFTLPDQSLDSSIAANRGIQFAGSGTSGDNVPPEPSSAFAENNPAEAAGDDAEAGGEMSRAEAYLDDPEGYLASIEERTNPAGPDVDHYEIEDLYGEDWFEDYQLEIRDKWIEEDHITVTDDNYIDIMTMLDYFMEDFTGHTFEITGFTYRDEHLADNQLISARFAMTCCTADVTVHGLLFEHPDAYRFTEDQWLTVEGTLELAEHDGNTMPVLTGTTITEIPEPDRPYVYPNY; from the coding sequence ATGGCCAATCATCCCTACGATCACAGCTACCACGCCTTCATTCAAGGCATTATCCTGCTCGGATTTGCGCTCTTGATGCTGAGCCTGATCCTCACAGGGAATATCGTTTATTACATCGCCCCGACGATGATGCCGTTTATCTATTTTGCCCTGGCCGTGTTCACCCTTCTCGGTGTTGTCCAGGTCCTGCGAGGCACCCGAAACCCCGCCGGCGAGGGGCACGAACACGATCACAACTGCAGCTGTGACCACGATCATGAAATCAAAGGGCCGCCCGTTGTAAAAGCCTTGATCTACAGCATCTTTATCCTGCCGATCCTGTTCGGTTTCACCCTGCCCGATCAGTCGCTGGATTCGTCCATCGCCGCCAACCGCGGGATCCAGTTCGCAGGCTCAGGCACAAGCGGCGATAACGTCCCACCTGAACCCTCCTCCGCATTCGCGGAAAACAACCCGGCGGAAGCGGCCGGGGATGACGCAGAGGCTGGGGGAGAAATGTCCAGAGCCGAAGCCTATCTCGACGACCCGGAAGGCTACCTCGCCTCCATTGAAGAGCGCACCAATCCGGCGGGGCCGGATGTGGATCACTATGAAATTGAAGATCTGTACGGAGAAGACTGGTTCGAGGATTACCAGCTGGAGATTCGCGACAAATGGATCGAAGAAGATCACATCACGGTCACCGATGACAATTATATCGACATCATGACAATGCTCGATTATTTCATGGAGGATTTCACCGGACACACGTTTGAAATCACAGGATTTACGTACCGGGATGAGCACCTTGCCGACAATCAGCTGATCAGCGCACGCTTCGCCATGACGTGCTGCACCGCAGACGTCACCGTTCACGGGCTCCTCTTTGAACACCCCGATGCCTACCGGTTTACCGAGGATCAGTGGCTCACCGTTGAAGGCACGTTGGAACTGGCTGAGCATGACGGGAACACCATGCCTGTTCTGACCGGTACCACGATCACCGAAATTCCCGAACCGGATCGACCTTACGTCTATCCGAACTATTAA
- a CDS encoding permease, whose product MPSVKKSLIGKDLLGMGLLLVFLALFLFSDQISETRFIESVPNAWLNVNTIFLSIVLEAIPFILLGVFISALIQLYVSEESIRRFLPQNAWAALFPAAMLGAIIPLCECAIVPVVRRLIKKGMPLHVGVVFLVAAPILNPVVFASTYFAFRDNTAILFSRMGLAFVLAILIGAILYTLFKKDPDQLRTSVNTSLASHHAHPMGVTVHTKKPTIPHRLQDILHHASDEFFMMGKYLILGAFIAAMFQTFLDRELLLSIGSDQYASTFVMMGFAYLLSLCSEADAFVASSFSAQFTDTSIVAFLVYGPMLDLKNTFMLFAFFKVRFVLAFMTTVTLVVFAGVMLISGWIL is encoded by the coding sequence ATGCCATCTGTTAAAAAAAGCCTGATCGGGAAAGATTTGCTCGGTATGGGCCTGTTACTGGTGTTTCTCGCTCTGTTTCTGTTCAGTGACCAGATCAGTGAAACCCGCTTTATTGAATCCGTCCCCAACGCGTGGCTCAATGTGAATACGATCTTTTTAAGCATTGTGCTTGAAGCGATTCCGTTCATCCTGTTGGGCGTTTTTATATCCGCACTCATTCAACTGTATGTATCGGAAGAAAGCATTCGGCGCTTTCTTCCCCAAAACGCCTGGGCTGCACTGTTTCCTGCAGCGATGCTCGGTGCGATCATCCCGCTCTGTGAATGCGCCATTGTCCCTGTTGTGAGGCGCCTGATCAAAAAAGGCATGCCGCTCCATGTGGGCGTCGTCTTCCTGGTGGCAGCACCGATCTTAAATCCCGTAGTGTTCGCTTCCACGTACTTTGCCTTTCGGGACAACACAGCGATTCTTTTCAGCCGGATGGGTCTCGCCTTCGTTCTCGCCATCCTGATCGGAGCCATTCTCTATACCCTGTTCAAGAAAGACCCGGATCAGCTGAGGACGAGCGTAAACACCAGCCTGGCCAGTCATCATGCCCATCCGATGGGCGTAACGGTACATACGAAAAAACCGACCATTCCCCATCGCCTGCAAGACATTCTCCACCATGCCTCAGACGAATTTTTCATGATGGGGAAATACCTGATTCTCGGTGCGTTTATCGCTGCGATGTTTCAGACTTTTCTCGACCGTGAACTGCTCCTTTCCATCGGATCGGATCAATATGCATCGACTTTTGTCATGATGGGGTTTGCCTATCTGTTGTCCCTTTGCTCTGAAGCGGATGCGTTCGTCGCTTCCTCCTTCAGTGCACAGTTCACCGATACATCCATCGTCGCCTTTCTCGTTTACGGGCCGATGCTCGACTTAAAGAACACCTTTATGCTGTTCGCCTTTTTCAAAGTCCGCTTTGTGCTCGCGTTTATGACCACCGTCACCCTCGTTGTTTTTGCCGGCGTGATGCTGATCTCCGGCTGGATTCTCTGA
- a CDS encoding helix-turn-helix transcriptional regulator gives MDTTNDIVLISSDKILQERSEITNHLTTFTKEDQTVEGTVLFYHLTSKATIDEVESALYEANASHIILIADQEELSAWAPSLFLLPADGIVELGSLPEELPHVLESLKEGYFHLDASLHDDLIASLSQLQDTRRRIERFRINPIKCNGLNQTEQDVLERLANGQSTSTIARDRNCSIATVYLASTRLVKFFDVKDRTDAVVTAIRTDHLISEKRQ, from the coding sequence ATGGATACCACGAACGATATCGTCCTCATTTCCTCAGATAAAATACTCCAGGAACGCTCAGAGATTACAAATCACCTGACCACGTTCACAAAAGAAGATCAGACAGTTGAGGGAACGGTTCTGTTCTACCACCTGACTTCAAAAGCAACGATTGACGAGGTTGAATCTGCCCTCTATGAAGCAAACGCATCCCACATCATCCTGATTGCCGATCAAGAGGAGCTGTCCGCCTGGGCCCCGTCTCTTTTCCTGTTGCCCGCAGACGGAATCGTAGAACTCGGCAGCCTGCCTGAAGAGCTTCCTCACGTCCTTGAATCCTTGAAAGAAGGGTATTTCCACCTCGATGCGAGCCTTCACGACGACCTGATTGCATCACTCAGTCAGTTACAGGATACCAGGCGTCGGATTGAACGCTTCCGCATCAACCCGATAAAATGTAACGGCCTGAATCAGACCGAGCAAGATGTCCTTGAACGGCTCGCAAACGGACAATCCACTTCTACTATTGCAAGGGACAGGAATTGTTCCATCGCTACTGTCTACCTCGCATCCACCCGGCTGGTGAAGTTTTTCGATGTGAAAGACCGGACCGATGCCGTCGTTACTGCGATCCGCACCGATCATCTTATTTCGGAAAAGAGGCAATAG
- a CDS encoding RNA-guided endonuclease InsQ/TnpB family protein — translation MARKKPIEVLRKKKKTVNMQRFTQKQNIGRSTLSAREFRLLQRMSHSSKALRNVGLYTIKQKYLNENKMATTKEIDSAMKADMNYWGIQSNSVQAVRRTLLSDVKSFFEALKKWKETPEGFTGRPKFPKYSRSTAKRVIEIYQVPKVDQDGYWSIPMNTAFRKRFGPLRLRIPKNLMDKNISYIEIVPKQNGRFFEAHYVYEVPMSQMKKQQTTTKALSCDLGVDYLLSCTTNQGDAFLINGKKLKSINQYFNKKISELKQKNIENGLSKRIVTNQIASLWRKRNLQIDGYLSQTVGLLFKQIKRLNVDTVVMGYNAGWKQESHLGKKNNQEFVQIPFHRLISAIENKCLKEGIRFVKQEESYTSKASFLDHDDIPVWSKGDNTMYSFSGKRLYRGFYRCENGQCIHADINAALNILRKSQVAEWDEKTKIKTPMIMDVQKRKAVA, via the coding sequence ATGGCTAGGAAAAAACCGATTGAAGTATTGCGCAAGAAAAAGAAAACAGTCAATATGCAACGGTTCACCCAAAAGCAGAACATTGGTCGCAGCACCCTTAGCGCTAGAGAGTTTCGACTTCTGCAACGCATGTCTCATAGTTCTAAGGCTTTGCGCAACGTAGGCTTATATACGATTAAACAAAAGTATTTGAATGAAAACAAAATGGCGACAACAAAAGAAATAGACAGCGCAATGAAGGCCGATATGAACTATTGGGGCATTCAATCCAACTCCGTACAAGCGGTTCGAAGAACCTTACTCAGTGACGTAAAGAGCTTCTTCGAAGCGTTAAAGAAGTGGAAAGAAACCCCTGAAGGTTTCACAGGTCGCCCAAAGTTCCCAAAGTATTCTCGTTCCACGGCTAAACGCGTCATCGAAATCTATCAAGTTCCCAAAGTGGATCAGGATGGATATTGGAGCATTCCAATGAATACTGCTTTCAGAAAACGTTTTGGTCCCTTAAGACTGCGAATACCAAAGAATTTAATGGATAAAAACATTTCTTACATTGAAATTGTGCCAAAGCAAAACGGTCGGTTCTTTGAGGCTCATTATGTATACGAAGTACCTATGTCTCAAATGAAGAAACAACAAACGACGACAAAAGCTTTGAGTTGCGATTTAGGTGTAGATTATCTTCTTAGTTGTACAACGAATCAAGGAGACGCCTTTTTGATTAATGGAAAGAAGTTAAAATCCATCAATCAGTACTTCAACAAAAAGATAAGCGAATTAAAACAGAAAAACATCGAAAACGGCTTGTCGAAACGCATAGTGACAAACCAAATCGCTTCTCTTTGGCGTAAACGAAATCTCCAAATAGACGGCTACCTTTCACAAACCGTAGGTTTGTTATTCAAACAGATAAAACGACTGAACGTCGATACCGTGGTAATGGGTTATAATGCCGGTTGGAAACAAGAATCGCATTTAGGGAAGAAAAACAATCAAGAGTTCGTACAAATTCCTTTCCACAGATTGATTTCGGCTATTGAGAACAAGTGTCTCAAGGAAGGCATCCGTTTCGTTAAGCAGGAAGAGAGCTACACGTCTAAAGCTAGTTTTCTGGATCATGACGATATTCCGGTTTGGTCAAAAGGCGATAACACGATGTACTCCTTTAGTGGGAAGCGCCTATATCGCGGCTTCTATCGCTGTGAAAATGGACAATGCATCCATGCCGACATTAATGCAGCATTAAATATCCTTCGGAAATCTCAAGTAGCAGAATGGGATGAAAAAACGAAAATAAAAACGCCCATGATCATGGACGTTCAAAAACGTAAAGCTGTTGCTTAG
- the ppdK gene encoding pyruvate, phosphate dikinase yields the protein MKKLVYLFQEGQKDMKELLGGKGANLAEMTRIGLPVPEGFTISTRACGDYYDNDRSVSPQLKEEVMTALRNLEKETGKTLGGTDQPLLVSVRSGSVFSMPGMMDTVLNLGMNDETVEVIAKLTDNPRFAYDSYRRFIQMFSDVVLGVESFFFEQELSKVRREKGYQNDPELTAADWQEVIQGYKTIVRKHTKEDFPQEPVDQLFLAIKAVFDSWNNQRAMIYRNLNDIPHHLGTAVNIQSMVFGNMGDDSGTGVAFTRDPSTGEGKLYGEYLINAQGEDVVAGIRTPQPILSMANDLPDVFQEFVDTANKLEAHYGDMQDIEFTVENRKLFILQTRNGKRTAQAAIRIAVEMVEEGVITKEQALMRVDPEQLDQLLHHRIDHSDDVAKLTKGLPASPGAATGQVVFDPDEAEILNAQGKKVILVRTETTPDDIHGIVAAQAVVTSRGGMTSHAAVVARGMGKACICGCSEMQIDLKNKTFRVGDTVVNHLDTITIDGGTGEVILGEVPMIPPQLSKEFEMILQWADETRTLGVRTNADTPQDAQKARDFGAEGIGLCRTEHMFMDPERIPVVRDMILADTTASRQAALDQLLPMQQDDFTGIFKAMGEHPVTIRLLDPPLHEFLPDKEELLVDITKLEITNPDAPALKEKRKLLKSVRLLDESNPMLGHRGCRLGMVYPEIYAMQAKAIFKAASSLAHEGIEVKPEIMIPLVGHVKELEVMRKVVEEAAEEVYADQRVKVAYTIGTMIEIPRAALTADLIAKEADFFSFGTNDLTQTTFGYSRDDAEGKFLQHYLDQGVLEHNPFAVLDTEGVGQLIETGVRLGRQTKPGLKTGICGEHGGEKRSIAFCHNTGLDYVSCSPYRVPLARLAAAQSAVESKVSVKQ from the coding sequence ATGAAAAAACTCGTTTACTTGTTTCAGGAAGGTCAAAAGGATATGAAAGAACTCTTGGGAGGAAAAGGCGCCAACCTCGCAGAGATGACCCGCATCGGTTTGCCGGTGCCAGAAGGCTTCACCATCTCGACGAGAGCCTGCGGTGACTATTATGACAACGACCGCTCTGTTTCTCCTCAGCTGAAAGAAGAAGTCATGACCGCACTGAGAAACCTGGAAAAAGAAACGGGTAAGACCCTCGGGGGCACCGATCAGCCACTGCTTGTGTCCGTTCGTTCCGGCTCGGTGTTCTCCATGCCCGGGATGATGGATACCGTTTTGAATCTCGGCATGAACGACGAGACCGTCGAAGTCATTGCCAAACTGACTGACAACCCGCGTTTTGCTTATGATTCATACCGCCGGTTCATTCAGATGTTCAGCGACGTCGTCCTCGGTGTGGAGTCTTTCTTTTTCGAACAGGAACTCTCCAAAGTGCGCCGGGAAAAGGGCTATCAAAATGATCCTGAACTCACCGCAGCCGACTGGCAGGAAGTGATTCAGGGCTACAAAACGATCGTCCGCAAACATACGAAGGAAGATTTCCCGCAAGAACCAGTGGATCAGCTCTTTCTTGCCATTAAGGCCGTATTCGATTCCTGGAACAACCAGCGGGCGATGATTTACCGGAACCTCAACGACATCCCCCACCACCTTGGCACCGCTGTGAACATTCAGAGCATGGTATTCGGGAACATGGGGGATGATTCAGGAACCGGCGTGGCCTTTACCCGGGACCCATCCACCGGCGAAGGGAAGCTGTACGGGGAATACCTGATCAATGCCCAGGGGGAAGATGTCGTTGCCGGTATCCGAACCCCGCAGCCGATCTTGTCCATGGCGAATGATCTGCCGGATGTGTTTCAGGAATTCGTCGATACCGCGAATAAACTCGAAGCTCATTACGGGGATATGCAGGACATCGAATTCACTGTTGAGAACCGGAAACTCTTCATCCTCCAGACGCGCAACGGAAAACGAACCGCCCAGGCCGCGATCCGCATCGCTGTGGAAATGGTCGAAGAAGGCGTGATCACAAAAGAACAGGCGCTGATGCGCGTCGATCCAGAGCAGCTCGATCAGCTGTTGCATCACCGCATCGATCACTCCGACGATGTGGCCAAGCTCACAAAAGGACTCCCGGCATCGCCTGGTGCTGCGACCGGACAGGTTGTATTCGACCCGGACGAAGCAGAAATATTGAATGCGCAAGGGAAGAAAGTCATCCTTGTCCGTACGGAAACCACACCTGATGACATCCACGGCATCGTCGCCGCACAGGCCGTCGTCACAAGCCGGGGTGGCATGACGAGCCACGCCGCTGTGGTTGCTCGCGGGATGGGAAAAGCCTGCATCTGCGGGTGCAGTGAGATGCAAATTGATTTAAAGAATAAGACCTTCCGGGTCGGTGATACCGTCGTCAATCACCTCGACACCATTACCATCGACGGCGGCACCGGTGAAGTGATCCTCGGGGAAGTGCCGATGATCCCGCCACAGCTCTCCAAAGAATTCGAAATGATTCTCCAGTGGGCGGATGAAACCCGCACACTTGGCGTCAGAACGAACGCCGATACGCCGCAGGACGCCCAAAAGGCACGGGACTTTGGTGCAGAAGGCATCGGCCTTTGCCGCACCGAGCATATGTTTATGGATCCTGAACGGATTCCGGTGGTGCGGGACATGATCCTTGCCGACACGACGGCATCCCGACAGGCTGCTCTCGATCAGCTGTTGCCGATGCAGCAGGATGATTTCACCGGCATTTTTAAAGCGATGGGCGAGCACCCGGTGACCATCCGTCTGCTCGATCCGCCGCTGCACGAATTCCTGCCGGACAAGGAAGAACTGCTCGTCGACATCACAAAGCTCGAAATCACCAACCCCGACGCCCCGGCACTGAAGGAAAAAAGAAAGCTCTTAAAAAGCGTACGGCTTCTCGATGAGTCCAATCCGATGCTCGGCCACCGTGGCTGCCGCCTCGGCATGGTCTACCCGGAAATTTACGCCATGCAGGCCAAAGCCATTTTCAAAGCGGCTTCCAGCCTTGCCCACGAAGGTATCGAAGTAAAGCCGGAAATCATGATCCCGCTTGTCGGTCATGTGAAAGAACTCGAAGTGATGCGTAAAGTGGTTGAAGAAGCTGCGGAGGAAGTTTACGCCGATCAGCGGGTGAAGGTGGCCTACACCATCGGCACGATGATTGAAATCCCGCGGGCGGCGTTAACCGCTGATTTGATTGCAAAGGAAGCCGATTTCTTCAGCTTCGGCACCAACGACCTCACCCAGACAACGTTCGGCTACAGCCGTGACGATGCAGAGGGCAAGTTCCTGCAGCACTACCTCGATCAAGGGGTACTTGAGCACAATCCGTTTGCCGTCCTTGACACAGAAGGCGTCGGCCAGCTGATTGAAACCGGCGTGCGCCTCGGCAGACAGACGAAACCCGGTCTGAAAACCGGGATCTGCGGGGAACACGGCGGGGAAAAACGCTCCATCGCCTTTTGTCACAATACCGGCCTTGACTACGTCAGCTGCTCACCGTACCGGGTGCCGCTTGCCCGGCTCGCCGCAGCCCAGTCCGCAGTCGAATCCAAAGTCAGCGTCAAACAATAA